A region of Salmo salar chromosome ssa17, Ssal_v3.1, whole genome shotgun sequence DNA encodes the following proteins:
- the LOC106576420 gene encoding uncharacterized protein gives MPRKTRKTSLPNSQKPSLLFFEPPLDDARYHNVPQVRGALNPKSFLVEEQRQNSCTACSYWVSPQFDQLPPPAPRGRRGRKKCLSATSIIDRSSHLSRKSSVCKFQALSFQRRSTVQSLHQNHARGKKAVESALGAHEEQQGLQVHKVGSLSTEYLSNQDETETPTQRTSLRKGTAERRRLSEVTLEDAASTSSRCVGVLRTSAANVARHCKSPASCSARTPASATHHTPGTDNVFSPPDVETPELHHDGSSSFLRLLLPASQPMTPPHTVTSEILATDTPERDYGVKVTWRRRKGLMRLLGDRGYLSSAEALISI, from the exons ATGCCCCGTAAAACAAGAAAGACATCTTTGCCAAACTCACAGAAGCCGTCGCTGTTGTTTTTTGAGCCACCACTTGATGACGCCAGATACCACAACGTGCCTCAAGTGAGAGGCGCTCTCAATCCCAAATCATTTCTGGTTGAGGAGCAGCGACAGAACAGCTGCACAGCCTGTAGTTATTGG GTGAGTCCACAGTTTGATCAACTACCGCCCCCTGCACCCAGAGGAAGGCGAGGGAGGAAGAAGTGCCTCTCTGCAACAAGCATTATTGACAGGAGTTCTCACTTATCCAGAAAAAGTAGTGTTTGCAAGTTCCAAGCCTTATCTTTTCAGAGAAGGTCAACAGTCCAATCTCTCCATCAAAACCATGCACGTGGAAAGAAAGCTGTAGAATCTGCTCTTGGGGCCCATGAGGAGCAGCAGGGCTTGCAAGTGCATAAGGTCGGTTCTCTAAGTACAGAGTACCTAAGTAACCAAGATGAAACGGAGACACCAACACAGAGAACTTCTCTCAGGAAAGGGACGGCTGAGAGGAGACGGTTGTCAGAGGTAACACTGGAAGATGCAGCATCAACCTCTAGCAGATGTGTGGGGGTCCTTAGAACTTCAGCTGCCAATGTTGCCAGACATTGCAAGAGCCCAGCGTCATGCTCTGCTCGGACTCCTGCCTCAGCAACACACCACACCCCTGGCACGGACAATGTCTTCTCCCCACCTGATGTAGAGACTCCAGAATTACACCATGATGGTAGTTCCTCCTTTCTTCGTCTCCTGTTGCCTGCGTCACAGCCGATGACCCCGCCACACACCGTGACTTCAGAGATTTTAGCAACAGACACCCCAGAGAGGGACTATGGAGTCAAGGttacatggaggaggaggaaagggctGATGAGGTTGCTGGGGGACCGAGGTTATCTTTCAAGTGCAGAGGCACTGATTAGTATCTAA